CTTTTCCTGCCCCCTAACTTTTCTTTCAATGGATCTGCTTTTTCCAGAGGTTGCACCCGGGCCTGTTTGCAGAGCAAACACACGATTCCAGGCAGGAGGTTCCTCCAGCCAACCCCAAATAACCTccccaccctttttaaaaaaaatctcggGTTCCCTCCGGCGGCCGTGCGCCAAGCGGCCGGAGCGCATCTGTGCGTAAAGCGCGCCCTCGCCCCGCGGCGGCGAAGCCTCTCTCCTCAGGGCCGGCGGCGTTCCcaccatcctcatcatcatctccttccccttcctggtCTTcccggagaggaggaggaggagccttaGGGCGCCCCGATCCccacggggggagggagggagagaagagggcagCCTCTCCAACCGCGGGCGCACCAGAGGCGGAGCGCGCCGTGACGGCGGcggggaggagaagggaaaaaggaagggagcgccagccagccagccagcccgtgCAGGGGGGCGGCCccggagagaggggagggggaacgaCCCCCAAGCAGCCTCGGTGCCGTCGGGGCCCGCCCTTCCTCCTCGCCCTGCAGTAGCGgcggtctccccccccccccgcagttccAAGGCGCCCGGCGCGCCCTCGgagtttctgtttctcttctctccctttgcCCAAGTTAGAGGAGACCCGATCGCGGGCGAGGGCTcgcccagccgccgccgccgtcccgccttcccttccttttcccttccctgcctcctcctcctcttcctcctcctcctcttgcgcCCTGCCCAGGCGCGGGGATCCAGCCGGCGAGAGGAAGATGGCAGGAGGCGAGGAGGGAAGAAGGGCCGGCCGGCAGCCCCACCGCCGCTGCCAAAGCCCCGGGCCGTCCTGCTCGTGGCGCGCCCCCAGCGCTTGAAGGCTTCCACCCCCCCCGGCGGGCgagccaagggagggagggaggcgccgCTCGGCTCGGATGCCGGCCCACGCCCGGGCCGCCGAGGCAGGGGAGACGCCGAGCGCGGCGCCCTGATCGGGGCGGCCAGGGAggaaccaaggaaggaaggaaggaaggaaggaaggaggggagccGCGGGAAAGAGGTGAGCTGCGTCCACACGTGCCCCCAAGACACGCGATTTCGGGAGCGATCGCCGCAAACCCCAGGCgccgccttcctcttcctccggcGCGCCGTCGGGCCACACCCGCCGGCAGGCTTCCTGCTCCGGAGAGCGAGAGAGATGCTTCCCGGGGCGGCTGCCCTCTTGCCGGACGGAGGGAGGCGGCGGCGACCCCGGACCCAGGACCGGGCCGGTCCCGGCTTCTTCCCCGTCCCTTGGACTCCGAAACTTTAGGTTTAAATTTGGAGCCAAGGCGGCGGTGCTTTGTTTTGGGAACCGTTAAAACCCActtgggaggcggggggggggcgcttttCCAACGAGCCCAGCCCTGGCAATCTCGTGGCCTCTTCCCTTTTGGGAAAGGAGAAGGGCTTAGTTTGGGTAGCTTTCCAAAAACTTTCCCACCTTGAACAGTCTTTTTTTGGGCGacgttatttatttgtttggcaACATGCATCGTCAGTCgcagcattttgtttccttttttgcagAGGGCAGAATATAATTCGGGTCGCTGCCCTGACACTTCTCCCAATAGGCCAGCGGCAGCAATTTTCGGGCATGGCTTCGCCCCTCCTCCGTTGCAACAGCTAAAAcacaattttgctttctttccagacttttctccagagagggggggaaaggaaaagaagccgGCAAGAGGATTCAATTGAGGATGATGCGGAGAAATCAAGGAGTTGACATTGGGAAGATCCAGCAACAGAAGTGGTATCCGTCCACCGGCTGAGGGATCTGAGGTGGGGCAGCCCCGTTAGGATCACGCTGTCTCGCTGGGAAAGTGGGGACGTGAAGAGTCTTGGTTTAgtgtgagccccccccccgcgccccgcgACATTCTCTCCCTGCGGTGCTCCAAGACTTTATCGTTACTCGTGGAGGATTTATGGAATGATGGTGCGGAAAAAGCAGAGAGCTCTCGCTGTGCTCAGTAGAGACTCCTCGGGAGGTAGCCGGAGCAGCGGGTGCGGCGCGGGCGACGGTGGCGGGGTCCCCACAGGCATGCGCAGTCCCCCAAGGCGCGATGGCTAGTGGTGGCTCCGGCAAATCGGCCAGCGAGGTGTCCACCCCCAGTGGCAACGCGTTGCAGCGGAAGAAGCTGGTGGCCATCTGTGACCACTGCAAGGTCAAGATGCAGCTGGTAGCCGATCTGCTCCTCCTCTCCA
The Pogona vitticeps strain Pit_001003342236 chromosome 12, PviZW2.1, whole genome shotgun sequence genome window above contains:
- the LOC110077292 gene encoding uncharacterized protein LOC110077292; protein product: MTSWQLLAGADPGERNREVTRAPSPRGGEASLLRAGGVPTILIIISFPFLVFPERRRRSLRAPRSPRGEGGREEGSLSNRGRTRGGARRDGGGEEKGKRKGAPASQPARAGGRPRREGRGNDPQAASVPSGPALPPRPAVAAVSPPPRSSKAPGAPSEFLFLFSPFAQVRGDPIAGEGSPSRRRRPAFPSFSLPCLLLLFLLLLLRPAQARGSSRREEDGRRRGGKKGRPAAPPPLPKPRAVLLVARPQRLKASTPPGGRAKGGREAPLGSDAGPRPGRRGRGDAERGALIGAAREEPRKEGRKEGRRGAAGKRLFSREGGKGKEAGKRIQLRMMRRNQGVDIGKIQQQKWYPSTG